The genome window CAGGATTATATTTAGCACCTCCAAATCACATATTTAAACCTAATTTAAGTTGCAAGGCAGTCATAATTGAAAGTTCTCTACACCATtgaatctttcaattttttgtttataattttgtacatttatccaatttattctaattagattttacTCCAAAAATTGTACACAGTTTTGAATACTACTTAATTTACTGTCTAAATGGGGAAAAATGTATCTAAAACCATAgctaatacaaaatatttttcaattagcAATTGAACCGGAAGTGATCTAACTAAATAACcaatatttacttttattttattttttatttttataaatcaatAGTTGTGAGAGGAGGGATTAAAACTCTGAATATCTCCAttgaaaatgctaaaaaatactAGCCAATTGAGTTATAAAGCTTTTGATAATACCACCTACTTTTATTGAATCAAATaacacttttttcttcttcttttttaataataaacagATATGTAAATATGTAttatacatgatttttttttaaatattaataattttcacATGGAAAAAGTTTTTTTCCATGACGGCTTGGAGAAATTTTCACCAGCCTACATGATGACTCATAAAATCATCTATGTACATTATTTAAGTAGAGTCacaaaacttttttataaagttATGTAACTAAAAATATACACGAATGATCTTATCAATTGTCACTAAACCAATTTGAAAGTAAACTTTTTCTTATGTATACCTTGTCACCTAAATTAGATTACTCCAGTTCACttatataaatagaaataaGCATTGTCAAGTCTAGAACCAAAAACAATTGCTCAGAATGGACAcgtacacacacataaaaatgCAACTACAACATAAGtgaaaacttcaaattttgagATTATCAATTTTCTCTTCTAAACTTCTTAGCATGATAAAgttaaatttctaaatttaatatAGAAAgattgaattaaaattaaacattaaCCAAGTCTTATTCCTATAACAtgctaataattattttatgagataattttttacattttttaaatatctaaactcttgcttatatatatatatatatatatatatatatattcttaacttTTGATTATATTTGAATATAAGGGATGTtaaatttccttcttttctttcatgtAAGGAGAGGGGTAGCTCGTAATTAGGTAAAaggaaattaataatttatttttaggataAATAGACTTTtcaaagtaaaaagaaaaaattactaattaaacttatttattttttgaataagtaGACTTTTCAAAATCTTGAGTCATATCAATACGGCTACCACCCTTCCCCACCGTCTCCATCGATCAAGTGCATTATCACATATAGAAAATGGGCAATGTCCATTGTCTCCATTCAATTGAGACATATGTACGATTCAACTCATTGTTCTTTTAGTCAAAAAGCTATACTCAAATGGTTATTCTAGTGACATGTTTCATTACACTTAAATGTGCATCAAAACATTATACTTAAATGATAATTATAATTACATATGTTTCATCATACTTAAAtgtgtatataataattatactTTACTGACTATTCTAAtcaatacaattatattttattcaccGTACCTACCTTTCTCTCCATTGCCTATAAATACCGCGGCCTTGAAGGCATTCTACATCTCGCTCAAGAAGTTCACAGAGAACAAATCCCATCATACCTTGTCACTCAAAACATAGACTCGTTCCTGAACTTAGAAAAAATATGTCTACCCAAGTCTCAGGGGCTCCATCCCAAAATGGCAAATCAGAGGTTGTTCGCCGAACAGCAAATTTCCATCCAAGCATTTGGGGTGACCGTTTCATCAACAATACTTCACTGGACAAGGTAACATGATTATTTATGAAGATTATGTAGTagaatttgtaatatttttttcattttttgttacaatataattatttgttCATGCAATTCATGGTGTAGGACATTCATTTACGTAAAGTACGTGAACTTGTAGAGCTGAAAGATAAGGTGAGAAACGAGCTCTTTGCCATTACGGATCATCTTTCACAACAACTAGGCTTAATTGATGCAGTCCAACGCCTAGGCGTCGCTTACCactttgagagagaaatccaaGAGGCTCTAGAACATATATACACTACttttaacaacaaaaatgatGTTGATGATCTCTACAAAGTTTCCCTCAGTTTTCGACTGCTACGCCAAGAAGGATTTAAGGTTTCATGTGGTAAGACCCGAGTATGATTGATTTCTTCATGTAATAGCGAGTTAGCGACATTTTTTACTAAACAAGTTTGGTTTTTTCTAAACAGATGTCTTCAACAAGTTCAAAGACGAAGATGGTCAATTCAAGGAATGCTTGACCAGCAACGTTGAAGGCATGCTAGCCTTCTATGAAGCTACACATCTCAGGGTGCATGGAGAAGACATTCTTGATGAGGCCCTTGAGTTCACTACCACTCACCTTAAGTTGACAGCATCCCTTATAGGCAATCTGTTGGCAGCACAAATAACTCGTGCCCTAAAGCAACCCTTGCACAAGGGCATACCACGGCTAGAGGCTCGGCGATACATTTCTGTCTATGAACAGGATGCTTCACATAACAAAGTTTTGCTCAAACTTTCAATATTAGATTTTAATCTAGTGCAATCATTGCACAAAGAGGAACTTAGTGATATCACAAGGTAATTAGTTCTAAAACCATGTTCCAAAAAGACAAAGCACAAATATTTTTGGACATGGTGAAGGGAATATTATAGattttactatataaacctTGCAAAATAACGtgttacaaataaaatataaaaaaattaatacaaactCTATTTATTAGATTGTTGAAGTGGTATATAGTAGTAATCATATTCTTGATAACaactatttattaatttttttagtaaaatttaaagCAACCCTAgcattttgttatatatttttgattaCTTACAAtcaattaatattaattgttATATTCAAATTGTAGGTGGTGGAAAGATTTAGATTTTGCAACGAAGCTACCTTTTGCAAGAGATAGAGTTGTCGAGTGCTACTTTTGGATAGTCGCGGTCTACTTTGAGCCCCAATATTCACTTGCAAGAAAAATACTAACCAAAGTTATTTCCATGACATCCATTCTAGACGATATATATGATGTTTATGGCACACTTGAAGAACTCGAGCCCTTCACTGAAGCAATTGAGAGGTTTAtagattgaattaattaatatatatgttaagACTATGATGTATAATGTCAATCTAACTTCTATAATTGGTACATGATATTTTCAGGTGGGATATTAGCTGCATAGATCAACTTCCAGAATACATGCAAATATGTTATCGTGCACTCTTTGATGTATTCGAAGCAATTGAAAATGAGTTggccaagaaagaaagatcATACCGTGTTAGCTATGCAAAAGATGTTGTAAGCGTCAAGCAACTTAacttttcatgtttttttttggtctacTTTTTCATGCTACATACTTATTTCATTCATGTTGCTTAAACCTTAGATGAAACGTTTGGTTCGGGCCTACTTTGACGAAGCCAAATGGTTCCACCAAAATTACATCCCAACAATGGAGGAGTATATGCATGTTGCACTTAAAACCTCTGGTTACCCTATGCTTACAGCTATCTCTTTCCTTGGCATGGGTGACATCGTTACAAAAGAGGCATTTGATTGGATCTTCAGCAACCCCAAGATTATTACAGCTTCATCTGTAATTGGTAGACTCATGGATGACATGAAGTCACATAAGGTAGGCAATCAAAAAATCTAATCAAGTTTCACAAGCTAGTGTGCGAGGTCTATTTCATTTGTGTTGCCAACTTTCTACTTACccttttgaaaaactttgcatgTAGTTTGAACAAGAGAGAGGGCATGCCGCCTCAGCAATCGAATGTTACATGAAGCAACATGGTGTCTCAGAGCAAGTAGTCCATGATGAACTCAACAGGCATGTTGCTAATGCATGGAAGGACATTAATGAGGAGTGTATAAGACCTACTATTGTTCCCATGCCTCTACTTATGCGTGTTCTTAATCTTGCACGAGTAATAGATGTCATTTACAAGGAAGGGGATGGCTACACTCATGTTGGAAAAGAGATGAAAGATAATGTTGCATTAGTACTTATAGACCCAATACCAATATAAATCGGtgacaaaataagttttttcataAAGAATAAAGGACTTGAATAGGATCCAAGTCTGTTgatattctaatatatataggGCCCATTTATAttgaagataaaagaaaaatctttgcattttttttcccgaTAAACTATTGGTTTCTTGTTTAATAATGTAGCACTATTTTTATAATGGTGATGGGATTTACTATCGGTATATTTTGTGGGAGATTATAATTATTGTGCCATTCTAGTGGGGTTGGGCAtgtaaattttatctttaaatttatcaCGTTGTTATCTTTTGCTTCCCTACAAAACCATTTATTATATACTGTAAGGAAGCGAGGGTAACTGTGAGGTTAAGGAAAAGGAAGCTCTTTGTaaacacaattgaaaggttattCTACCAACTAGTTGcatttttattacaaagaatcattttttttcttcttatgaataattattatttaaaatgaaaaataattattccttattaAAAACTCCTTAattaatagttattctttaatcTACATAACAActtcaacaaataaaattcaaataatcatttttaaataGTGTGCCGCAtcatatcaaaaataaaaaaaaaataaaaaaataaattgcatacaACCATTATCATCTTGGGTTCTATTTATGCCATCAAGTTTGCATCTACGAATGCAACcatcttcttttctttagaATCATCAACGAATGGAACCTGATAATGAaaaccttgattttttttttttttttttccgctgGCTTTGTCAttaacaatctctctctcttgaacATTGAATTTGTTTCCCCTTTCTTTCCATGTGTTGTATTTATGCCACACAAGTTATCTCATATACATAGTCAAGGAAATCACGGTaatcttgatttttattttttgctgaatatcACTAGATTGGTTTTGtttacatttaaatattttttttaattattttataaggagAAATTATAGTAAACTATAAACCCATTTGTGGCTAGGTTTATTTTGactttatcacttttttatctaACAGTGTGAAATACCCTCGATTAGACctctttaaagtttaaaccattatatatataaaaacaaaaaaacaaaaacctctttcaatcacctcaaaataaaaaatacataaaaataaaataaaaataaaaagatcgaAACATTAGAGTTTTGTAAAAATCACACAAACTATATCCCTATGCCATCCCCTCTCTTGTCTCTCTTCAAATCTCATATATCTATAACTCATCTTCAAAACACATCATGctaaaaaattagttatttatCAAGCTTGTATCATTCAACCACAACTCAAGACATCTACGGGTAGAGGTGGAGAATGAGCTCGGTTAACAAAAAAGAGCAATAGTAAACATAAACAATCAAAGACCCACATGAAATAACCTcaatccaaagtccaaacacaAGGAAAATCCAATATTAAATTTACCTCTAGAGCAAAAAATGCTAGAGAGAGCAATCAATATCTCCTTCCACACCATACGAGACCCACAACCAATCTCTAAACTAGGTTTGGTTGTAAGACTCATAGCTTCTTTTTCTATTATCCTAAGACCgtcttttccttttcattctTTCGAGTTCAAGCTTTACCAGTTAATGATGCTTGAACCAGTGAGTGGTCATCTTCGACAAAAATAGAtgcatctttctttctctctttgtgttACCTACCCAAATGGAAGTTCAATTTGTTACCCAAAGTCCTATTATGGAAAGTATTGGCAATTACATATTGGTTCTATCATAGGAGGATAAAAGACTGGAAATGTTATTGGTGAAGTGGCAGCCGAAGGATTCTTCTGTTGGAAAGGAAATGGTGGAGGCAGAGGTGGGGAATAAGCTCAGTCAACCAAAACAATCAtgagagaagaaaaatcaagggagaagaagaaggcaaaaGTGTCCAAATTTGCTAATCAAAAAGGGTCTTGGGGTACAGGCTCAAAGCATATGTGTGCtgctttctttttccttgtctATATGAGATTTGAAAGAGAGACCGACAAAAAGGATGGAAATCTTATCTGATCACTTAAATGGTGAGAATTTGAGGGGTTACGTGGGATTAAGAGCAACCAAAAGATTTATTTCAATatctcactttacaatatatcTAATAtcaaatactttattttttaccattttatttaaatattatttttttaatctttctttatttttcctctatatctctttctttctcttcttctctgtctctcttaTCTAAAGTTATGTTTGATTGggataattttgaaaattctttgtctctctcttatCTAAAGGTATGTCTGGTTGggataattttgaaaatgatgaaaaaatgaGAGTGGTTTCatatgagaagaatgagtgaaAGGGGAGGGAGATAGAGAAATGATAGGGTCCGGCTACTTTCTCTGAAAGCCCACCAAAACTTGATCTCcccaaattagagagaaaatggaaatgaaaatgagaaactatgattttgacaaaattttccttTGCCACCAACAagcaaaggttttttttttttttttctttttctttttttgtaaggGCGCTCATCTcactttttgtcttttgttaatttcttttgtttttatctgTTTCTTccattctcattttttttccccttcttttctcttttttttttt of Quercus lobata isolate SW786 chromosome 8, ValleyOak3.0 Primary Assembly, whole genome shotgun sequence contains these proteins:
- the LOC115958046 gene encoding (-)-germacrene D synthase-like; the protein is MSTQVSGAPSQNGKSEVVRRTANFHPSIWGDRFINNTSLDKDIHLRKVRELVELKDKVRNELFAITDHLSQQLGLIDAVQRLGVAYHFEREIQEALEHIYTTFNNKNDVDDLYKVSLSFRLLRQEGFKVSCDVFNKFKDEDGQFKECLTSNVEGMLAFYEATHLRVHGEDILDEALEFTTTHLKLTASLIGNLLAAQITRALKQPLHKGIPRLEARRYISVYEQDASHNKVLLKLSILDFNLVQSLHKEELSDITRWWKDLDFATKLPFARDRVVECYFWIVAVYFEPQYSLARKILTKVISMTSILDDIYDVYGTLEELEPFTEAIERWDISCIDQLPEYMQICYRALFDVFEAIENELAKKERSYRVSYAKDVMKRLVRAYFDEAKWFHQNYIPTMEEYMHVALKTSGYPMLTAISFLGMGDIVTKEAFDWIFSNPKIITASSVIGRLMDDMKSHKFEQERGHAASAIECYMKQHGVSEQVVHDELNRHVANAWKDINEECIRPTIVPMPLLMRVLNLARVIDVIYKEGDGYTHVGKEMKDNVALVLIDPIPI